In Nocardioides marinus, one DNA window encodes the following:
- a CDS encoding AurF N-oxygenase family protein, with amino-acid sequence MSLNEALSTEVTQENYEDVLRTLSQASVDRHFDAFADIPWDDEDFQVRQDDERWVLPAAVDPLGGHEWYLKQPLERQIEIGLWRQANILKVGLQFENVLIRSIMQYVFALPNGSVEYRYLMHEATEECHHTQMFQEVVNRIGADVDGMPWILRKLAPVLPMLVTRYPVVFFLGVLAGEEPIDHTQKSIFRAGAELPPVLSRVMEIHIAEEARHISFAHEAVRLRAPHLSRKARHITAALLPLIMRFLGDAILVPPKAFRDRFDIPDHVMKELYWQAPESRERLRDLFADVRMLAEDSGLMTPVSRRLWRWCKIDGRPSRFRSEPAVVFRRAA; translated from the coding sequence ATGAGCCTCAACGAGGCACTCAGTACTGAGGTCACCCAGGAGAACTACGAGGACGTGCTGCGCACGCTGAGCCAGGCGTCGGTGGACCGCCACTTCGATGCCTTCGCGGACATCCCGTGGGACGACGAGGACTTCCAGGTCAGGCAGGACGACGAGCGATGGGTCCTGCCTGCCGCGGTGGACCCGCTCGGCGGCCACGAGTGGTACCTCAAGCAGCCGCTGGAGCGGCAGATCGAGATCGGACTCTGGCGCCAGGCGAACATCCTCAAGGTCGGCCTTCAGTTCGAGAACGTGCTCATCCGGTCCATCATGCAGTACGTCTTCGCACTGCCCAACGGCTCGGTGGAGTACCGGTACCTGATGCACGAGGCCACCGAAGAGTGCCACCACACGCAGATGTTCCAAGAGGTCGTCAACCGCATCGGCGCCGACGTCGACGGCATGCCGTGGATCCTGCGGAAGCTGGCACCGGTCCTGCCGATGCTGGTCACGCGGTATCCGGTGGTCTTCTTCTTGGGTGTGCTTGCCGGCGAGGAGCCGATCGACCACACGCAGAAGTCGATCTTCAGGGCTGGCGCCGAGCTCCCGCCCGTCCTGTCACGCGTCATGGAGATCCATATCGCTGAGGAAGCCCGACACATCTCCTTCGCTCACGAGGCCGTGCGCCTTCGTGCACCCCACCTCAGCCGGAAGGCGCGGCACATCACGGCGGCCCTTCTGCCGCTCATCATGCGGTTCCTCGGCGACGCCATCCTCGTCCCGCCCAAGGCTTTCCGGGATCGCTTCGACATCCCCGACCACGTGATGAAGGAGCTGTACTGGCAGGCGCCGGAGTCCCGGGAGCGACTGCGCGACCTCTTCGCCGACGTGCGGATGCTGGCCGAGGACAGTGGCCTCATGACGCCGGTGTCTCGCCGGTTGTGGCGCTGGTGCAAGATCGATGGCCGGCCGTCACGTTTCCGCAGCGAGCCTGCGGTCGTCTTCCGCCGAGCGGCGTGA
- a CDS encoding MCE family protein, producing MRRWLMVAVVAALTTSGCSRAPQLQDVGLPGSRVQDGYEISAVFDDVLDLVPLATVKLDGVKVGVVSSVELADDYAARAVLTIEPAAEIPRQATASIEQTSLLGEKYIELESPAAGPPDAMREGEVIPLSRTGAGVEVETLLSGASALLNGGGIGQLEVVTRELNLALQGREKTVRTGLRDLDAVVATLNGRRGDIVRAIDGLDQFSRTVAADRGVVESALDELPSGIEALAGQRRALTQALAELDGLGQVASRVIGRTKADTVANLRLLDPILTEIAKAAPSFFDTLDTLLTYPFARNIYGGIAGDYVQLSGELEIDLAALLRDGFGPGPALGDPEPRIQCGQFGSNCVRGPLTPVPESAGRTKQSSPPPDVMGGRELLEGLGGLGR from the coding sequence ATGAGACGATGGCTGATGGTCGCCGTCGTGGCCGCGCTGACCACCAGCGGATGCTCACGGGCCCCCCAGCTCCAGGACGTGGGGCTACCGGGGTCGCGGGTCCAGGACGGCTACGAGATCTCCGCGGTCTTCGACGACGTCCTGGACCTGGTCCCGCTGGCGACGGTGAAGCTCGACGGCGTCAAGGTGGGAGTGGTCAGCTCCGTCGAGCTCGCCGACGACTACGCGGCCCGAGCGGTCCTGACGATCGAACCGGCCGCGGAGATCCCTCGACAGGCCACGGCCAGCATCGAGCAGACCAGCCTGTTGGGCGAGAAGTACATCGAGCTCGAGAGTCCTGCAGCCGGACCGCCGGATGCGATGAGGGAGGGGGAGGTCATTCCTCTGTCCAGGACGGGCGCCGGAGTGGAGGTGGAGACACTCCTCAGCGGGGCATCGGCCCTGCTCAACGGCGGCGGGATCGGCCAGTTGGAGGTCGTGACCCGCGAGCTGAACCTGGCGCTGCAAGGCCGCGAGAAGACTGTGCGGACCGGGCTGCGCGACCTGGACGCCGTGGTGGCCACCCTCAACGGCCGTCGGGGCGACATCGTGCGCGCCATCGACGGCCTGGACCAGTTCAGCAGGACCGTGGCCGCTGACCGCGGGGTGGTCGAGAGCGCCCTCGATGAGCTGCCCTCGGGCATCGAGGCGCTGGCGGGACAGCGGCGCGCCCTGACCCAAGCCCTCGCCGAGCTCGACGGCCTCGGTCAGGTGGCGAGCCGGGTCATCGGGCGCACGAAGGCCGACACGGTGGCCAACCTGCGCCTGCTGGACCCGATCCTCACTGAGATCGCCAAGGCAGCACCGTCGTTCTTCGACACCCTGGACACGTTGTTGACCTACCCGTTCGCCCGCAACATCTACGGCGGGATCGCCGGGGACTACGTGCAACTGTCGGGCGAGCTGGAGATCGACCTCGCCGCGCTGCTGCGCGATGGCTTCGGGCCCGGACCAGCGCTGGGTGACCCTGAGCCACGCATCCAGTGCGGCCAGTTCGGCTCCAACTGTGTGCGGGGACCCCTCACTCCGGTACCCGAATCAGCGGGTCGCACGAAGCAGTCGAGTCCGCCTCCCGACGTCATGGGCGGGCGCGAGCTGCTCGAAGGGCTTGGAGGTCTGGGGCGATGA
- a CDS encoding MCE family protein — protein sequence MEERWARGRRIAVLLVVGVLATAGAVAAAPAVTGSGAEYRAVFPRTVGLYVGSQVSVLGVKVGEITDLEPQGTAVQVSFTVDDDLRIPAQARAVVVAPTLVSDRRLELTPVYSGGPALEPDSEIPLERTAVPVEVDEVLEEVQDLSTALGPRGANRDGALNDLLQAGSRTLKGNGSRLNDTVTEFSRAVATASGTGNDLASTLTNLAQLTRALAASDAPVRRLASTLEAVSGSLASQRDALVGTVDGLAVAMQEVRSLVRDSGPALTRNMAGLLDVTRTILKEEQALRETLNLAPVTLQNFIGTFDPQTSALTARIAVNGTLTTDPSLVLCQLISSNGLGRLCPIVNTLVDPVEPLLQGLPQPLGEGAELGDGVVEGSGGRR from the coding sequence ATGGAGGAGCGGTGGGCGCGAGGCCGCAGGATCGCCGTGTTGCTGGTCGTGGGTGTCCTCGCGACCGCCGGAGCTGTGGCAGCCGCCCCCGCCGTGACCGGCAGCGGCGCCGAGTACCGAGCCGTCTTCCCACGGACCGTCGGCCTGTACGTGGGCAGCCAGGTGAGTGTGCTGGGGGTCAAGGTCGGCGAGATCACCGACCTCGAGCCCCAAGGGACCGCGGTCCAGGTGAGCTTCACCGTCGACGACGACCTGCGTATCCCAGCCCAGGCCCGGGCGGTCGTGGTCGCCCCCACGCTGGTCAGCGACCGTCGGCTGGAGCTGACGCCCGTCTACAGCGGTGGCCCGGCGCTCGAGCCGGACAGCGAGATCCCCTTGGAACGCACTGCTGTCCCGGTGGAGGTCGACGAGGTCCTGGAAGAGGTGCAGGACCTGTCCACAGCACTCGGCCCGCGTGGGGCGAACCGGGACGGAGCCCTCAACGATCTCCTCCAGGCGGGTTCACGGACCTTGAAGGGCAACGGTTCGCGGCTCAACGACACCGTGACCGAGTTCAGCCGCGCCGTCGCGACTGCCTCGGGGACCGGCAATGACCTCGCCTCGACCCTGACCAATCTTGCTCAACTGACCCGGGCGTTGGCAGCCAGTGATGCCCCGGTGCGCCGACTGGCCTCCACGCTGGAGGCAGTCTCCGGCAGCCTGGCGTCGCAACGTGACGCTCTGGTCGGAACGGTGGATGGACTTGCCGTCGCGATGCAGGAGGTCCGCTCGCTCGTGAGGGACAGCGGTCCGGCGCTGACGCGCAACATGGCTGGTCTCCTGGATGTCACCCGCACCATCCTCAAGGAGGAGCAGGCCCTGCGCGAGACACTCAACCTCGCGCCGGTGACGCTGCAGAACTTCATCGGGACCTTCGACCCGCAGACGTCCGCGCTCACCGCGCGCATCGCCGTCAACGGCACCCTGACGACGGACCCGAGCCTGGTGCTCTGCCAGCTCATCTCCAGCAACGGCCTGGGTCGGCTGTGCCCCATCGTCAACACGCTCGTCGATCCGGTGGAACCGTTGCTCCAGGGGCTGCCCCAGCCCCTCGGTGAGGGCGCCGAGCTCGGTGACGGAGTCGTCGAAGGCTCGGGAGGACGACGATGA
- a CDS encoding MlaE family ABC transporter permease: MVSAAPARSRPGIPRVARRAIGGLDELGRLTSFTWAVVRAMPLSITRYRMETLRLVGDVALGRGALAALGGSVGVVVAMSFFTGIEVGLQGYEGLDQIGASALTGFISAYFNTREISPLVAGVALSATVGCGFTAQLGAMRISEEIDALEVMAVSPIPFLVASRVWAGMLAVVPLYFVGLLASYLSTRSVVTLVYGQSEGTYDHYFHLFLPPEDIAWSVFKVLVFAVMVILVHCWYGFTASGGPAGVGMSVGRSVRFAIVAIVVLDFLLSMAIWGSTTTVRIAG, encoded by the coding sequence ATGGTCAGCGCTGCTCCTGCTCGCTCGAGACCAGGCATCCCCCGAGTCGCACGCCGAGCGATCGGAGGACTGGACGAGCTGGGAAGACTGACATCCTTCACCTGGGCGGTCGTGCGTGCCATGCCCCTCTCCATCACGCGCTATCGCATGGAGACCCTCCGCCTGGTGGGAGACGTCGCACTGGGCAGAGGCGCTCTGGCGGCTCTGGGCGGGAGCGTGGGTGTCGTGGTGGCGATGTCCTTCTTCACCGGCATCGAGGTCGGTCTCCAAGGCTACGAGGGGCTGGACCAGATCGGAGCCTCCGCCCTGACGGGCTTCATCTCGGCCTACTTCAACACCCGGGAGATCTCGCCGCTGGTCGCCGGCGTCGCACTCTCGGCGACGGTGGGCTGCGGGTTCACCGCGCAGCTCGGAGCGATGAGGATCTCGGAGGAGATCGACGCTCTCGAGGTGATGGCAGTCTCCCCGATCCCGTTCCTCGTCGCCTCCCGCGTGTGGGCCGGGATGCTGGCGGTGGTCCCGCTGTACTTCGTTGGCCTCCTCGCGTCGTACCTGAGCACACGATCGGTGGTGACGCTGGTCTACGGCCAGTCCGAGGGAACCTATGACCACTACTTCCACCTGTTCCTCCCGCCCGAGGACATCGCCTGGTCGGTCTTTAAGGTCCTGGTCTTCGCGGTGATGGTCATCCTCGTGCACTGTTGGTACGGCTTCACCGCCTCAGGTGGACCTGCGGGCGTGGGGATGTCCGTGGGACGCTCGGTCCGCTTCGCCATCGTCGCCATCGTCGTGCTCGACTTCCTTCTCAGCATGGCCATCTGGGGATCGACGACCACCGTCAGGATCGCCGGATGA
- a CDS encoding MCE family protein, translated as MSHGRYRLRLLVFLVIASLGTTIVGVQYVGLDRYLWNRPIQVRATTAHAGGIFPNAEVTYRGVAVGRVDAVELTDDGVSIVMALEPDSEVPRDVRAVVENRSAIGEQYVDLQPNQVGEPFLADGDVIERGETDIPPRLDGVLLSVQELVESVDRRALRTVVAEVGKGLGGLGPELRTIVEETDNIVEDLTIALPDTREVLSNGRTVLGTQRDTSRALEAWARDLELVTDEVAAADDSVRSLIRETSATLPDVIDLVKDNDQQLPLLMQDLLTVGDIVEARLDGVRVFLVAFPRLVQNTFNVVQGDGFVHFDVALDYSSGVCTSEGYSGTVKSVQAEPVEQLGNPDKRANLNAYCAEPPGSSTTVRGSQNVPKLPGDTYDPATQKVDNPRLGKLGPDDVPTRSYEDGGRSEKSTYASLPGSVVLNQRTGVVSGPDGPLLVLGRMDAPESQAVSWQDLLVGSLSRRGSS; from the coding sequence ATGAGCCATGGTCGTTACCGCCTGCGTCTCCTGGTGTTCCTGGTGATCGCCTCGCTCGGTACCACCATCGTGGGCGTCCAGTACGTCGGGCTGGATCGCTACCTGTGGAACCGTCCCATCCAGGTGCGGGCCACCACCGCCCACGCCGGAGGCATCTTCCCCAACGCGGAGGTGACCTACCGGGGCGTGGCGGTCGGCCGGGTGGACGCTGTGGAGCTGACCGACGACGGGGTCTCGATCGTCATGGCGCTCGAGCCGGACAGCGAGGTCCCCCGCGATGTGCGAGCCGTGGTGGAGAACCGCTCCGCGATCGGGGAGCAGTACGTCGACCTGCAGCCGAACCAGGTCGGCGAACCGTTCCTGGCCGACGGCGATGTCATCGAGCGTGGGGAGACCGACATCCCGCCGCGTCTCGACGGGGTCCTGCTCAGCGTGCAGGAGCTCGTCGAGTCGGTGGACAGGCGGGCGCTGCGGACGGTGGTGGCCGAGGTCGGCAAGGGTCTGGGCGGGCTCGGCCCAGAGCTCAGGACCATCGTGGAGGAGACCGACAACATCGTCGAAGACCTCACCATCGCGCTGCCTGACACGCGTGAGGTCCTCAGTAACGGCCGCACCGTCCTCGGCACCCAACGAGACACCTCACGCGCCCTCGAGGCGTGGGCCCGGGACCTGGAGCTGGTGACCGACGAGGTCGCAGCCGCCGATGACTCGGTCCGGTCACTCATCCGGGAGACGTCGGCCACCCTCCCCGACGTCATCGACCTGGTGAAGGACAACGACCAGCAGCTACCGTTGCTCATGCAGGACCTGCTGACTGTCGGCGACATCGTCGAGGCGCGCCTGGACGGCGTGCGGGTCTTCCTCGTCGCCTTTCCCCGGCTCGTCCAGAACACCTTCAACGTGGTGCAGGGCGACGGCTTCGTGCACTTCGACGTGGCCTTGGACTACTCCAGCGGCGTGTGCACCTCGGAGGGGTACTCCGGCACGGTCAAGTCCGTGCAGGCCGAGCCGGTCGAGCAGTTGGGCAACCCGGACAAGCGCGCGAACCTGAACGCCTACTGTGCCGAGCCGCCTGGCAGCAGCACCACGGTGCGTGGATCGCAGAACGTCCCGAAGCTCCCCGGCGACACCTACGACCCGGCAACCCAGAAGGTGGACAACCCACGCCTGGGCAAGCTCGGCCCCGACGACGTACCGACTCGGTCCTACGAGGACGGTGGCCGCTCGGAGAAGAGCACCTACGCCTCTCTCCCCGGGTCCGTGGTGCTCAACCAGCGGACGGGGGTCGTCAGCGGTCCCGACGGTCCCCTGCTCGTCCTGGGGAGGATGGATGCACCGGAGAGCCAGGCCGTCAGCTGGCAGGACCTGTTGGTCGGCTCCCTGTCCCGGCGGGGGTCCTCGTGA
- a CDS encoding MlaE family ABC transporter permease, whose amino-acid sequence MTHLVLAPLAGAGGLFAMFVDVARATFRRPFAAREYVDQTWFVARVTTLPTALVAIPFGAVIALQLGSLTRQLGAQSYTGAASALAIIREAAPIATALLVAGAAGTAICSDLGARRVREEIDALEVLGIDPVQRLVVPRVLAAITVAVLLNGFVAFVGIVGGYFFSVGLQGSSAGSYFAGFATLAQSSDLYVGALKAAIFGLIAGVVASYKGLTASGGPQGVGDAVNAAVVQTFLLLFSVNFLITAVYTEIVPPRGR is encoded by the coding sequence GTGACGCACCTCGTGCTGGCGCCGCTCGCCGGCGCCGGAGGGCTGTTCGCCATGTTCGTGGACGTCGCCCGTGCCACCTTCCGACGCCCCTTCGCCGCACGGGAGTACGTCGACCAGACGTGGTTCGTGGCGCGAGTCACCACCCTGCCCACCGCCTTGGTGGCCATCCCCTTCGGTGCGGTCATCGCCCTGCAACTGGGCAGCCTCACCAGACAGCTGGGGGCGCAGTCCTACACCGGTGCAGCCTCCGCATTGGCCATCATCCGGGAGGCGGCGCCGATCGCCACCGCGCTCCTCGTCGCCGGTGCGGCCGGGACCGCGATCTGCTCCGACCTGGGAGCCCGAAGGGTCCGAGAGGAGATCGATGCCCTCGAAGTCCTCGGGATCGACCCCGTCCAACGCCTGGTGGTGCCCCGGGTGCTCGCGGCCATCACGGTGGCGGTGCTGCTCAACGGCTTCGTTGCCTTCGTCGGCATCGTGGGCGGGTACTTCTTCAGCGTGGGACTACAGGGCAGCAGCGCAGGCTCGTACTTCGCCGGATTCGCCACGCTGGCTCAGTCCAGCGACCTCTACGTCGGAGCTCTCAAGGCGGCGATCTTCGGCCTGATCGCGGGTGTGGTGGCTTCCTACAAGGGCCTCACCGCCAGTGGGGGGCCCCAGGGCGTCGGTGATGCGGTCAACGCCGCGGTGGTGCAGACCTTCCTGTTGCTGTTCTCCGTCAATTTCCTGATCACAGCCGTGTACACCGAGATCGTGCCCCCGAGAGGTCGATGA
- a CDS encoding MCE family protein: MRPRFRRPPASTLGLIGFLALTLGTTGILFSTIAGTNPRDPVPYRAVFADATRVVPGDEVRMSGVRVGRVLDVALDVDQRAVVEFTVDESVQLPLQTRAELRYRDLVGARYLSLVVTPGTAADDLLQPGGTIPLGRTKAALDLTVLLDGFRPIFNVLDPEQVNQLALQVVRTLQGEGGTVASLVANTATLTQDLAERDVVIGRVIDNLNVVLDTVDDRGDGLRALVDQLGRLSSGLAEDRLVIAGALDGIADLSASTADLLQEARPPLTRDIASLRAAASAFADTKDQLQELVDLLPIKLNSFTRAASYGGYLNFFVCQLDITLTLPNTPSITAPGLRNNEALCRP; the protein is encoded by the coding sequence GTGAGACCCCGCTTCCGGAGACCGCCGGCATCGACCCTGGGACTGATCGGCTTCCTCGCCCTGACCTTGGGGACGACCGGCATCCTGTTCTCCACCATCGCCGGCACCAATCCGAGAGACCCAGTGCCCTACCGTGCCGTGTTCGCCGACGCCACCCGGGTGGTTCCCGGCGACGAGGTGAGGATGTCCGGCGTCCGGGTGGGCCGGGTCCTTGACGTGGCGCTCGACGTCGACCAACGTGCCGTGGTCGAGTTCACGGTCGACGAATCAGTGCAGTTGCCCCTGCAGACGCGCGCCGAGCTGCGCTATCGCGATCTGGTCGGAGCCCGATACCTGAGCCTGGTCGTCACGCCAGGCACCGCGGCGGACGACCTGCTGCAGCCGGGCGGGACCATCCCGCTGGGCAGGACGAAGGCGGCCCTCGACCTGACCGTCCTGCTCGACGGTTTCCGACCGATCTTCAACGTCCTCGACCCGGAGCAGGTGAACCAGTTGGCCCTCCAGGTGGTGCGCACGCTGCAGGGTGAGGGCGGAACCGTCGCGTCGCTGGTCGCCAACACGGCCACCCTGACCCAGGATCTCGCTGAGCGCGACGTGGTGATCGGCCGCGTGATCGACAACCTGAACGTGGTGCTGGACACCGTGGACGATCGCGGTGACGGCCTGCGGGCCCTGGTCGACCAGCTGGGCCGATTGTCCTCCGGCCTCGCAGAGGACCGCCTCGTGATCGCGGGGGCCCTCGACGGGATCGCGGACCTCAGCGCGTCCACTGCGGACCTGCTCCAAGAGGCACGTCCTCCACTCACTCGAGACATCGCGTCGCTGCGTGCGGCTGCATCGGCCTTCGCCGACACCAAGGACCAATTGCAGGAGCTGGTGGACCTGCTCCCGATCAAGCTCAACTCCTTCACCCGGGCCGCAAGCTACGGCGGCTACCTCAACTTCTTCGTCTGCCAACTGGACATCACCTTGACACTGCCGAACACGCCGTCCATCACGGCACCTGGACTCCGCAACAACGAAGCGCTGTGTCGGCCATGA
- a CDS encoding MCE family protein translates to MSNSRGSIRYPLLGLLALSMGVAGVGLTFASYQKVFADTVMVEVRLERAEEQLDRQADVKVNGVRVGEVKELSPTAEGDVLLSVALDRELAAKVPADVTARLVPKTLFGEKYVELVPQGADDSIRAGTVIAQDTTRRSVRLQEVFDSLDPLLRTVRPADLNAATSSLAFALAGNGADLGRTLDSVAAYAGSARTFLPDLEADLTLLADVAAVYARVAPRLLGITGDAVTTISTVRDEIGDVAASLRGTSDVSGRVRVLLEENEETLVGLMESLRPTLALLEEYSPEFDCVFNGAKLAIQRIYDVFGGDDGPFVIRGRLRLGQTRGVYARGFAPNEPLQAKLLEDLKAFGPSCPVVTDEAIGGTPNADIPAPALALIGSYRGLLGLPATPLDTGQQQEQEQEQDGERDPLPGLDLPEGLLDSLDLPLPESSAETSDGLLSPFFDMVANVTSGLRTKEDQ, encoded by the coding sequence ATGAGCAACTCCCGAGGCTCGATCCGCTACCCGCTGCTCGGACTCCTGGCCCTGTCCATGGGGGTCGCCGGAGTCGGCCTGACGTTCGCCAGCTACCAGAAGGTCTTCGCCGACACCGTCATGGTGGAGGTCCGACTGGAGAGGGCCGAGGAGCAGCTGGACCGGCAGGCGGACGTCAAGGTCAACGGCGTTCGGGTGGGCGAGGTCAAGGAGCTGTCACCCACTGCGGAGGGTGATGTCCTGCTGTCCGTCGCCCTCGACCGGGAGCTCGCCGCGAAGGTGCCCGCCGACGTCACGGCCAGGCTGGTGCCCAAGACCCTGTTCGGTGAGAAGTACGTCGAGCTCGTGCCCCAGGGCGCCGACGACTCCATCCGCGCCGGCACGGTCATCGCCCAGGACACGACTCGTCGTTCGGTCCGCCTCCAAGAGGTGTTCGACTCCCTCGACCCGCTCCTGCGCACCGTCAGGCCGGCGGATCTCAACGCTGCGACGTCGAGCCTCGCCTTCGCCCTCGCCGGCAACGGAGCCGACCTGGGCCGGACCCTGGACTCGGTGGCCGCGTACGCCGGCAGCGCCCGCACGTTCCTTCCCGATCTCGAGGCGGATCTCACGCTGCTGGCGGACGTGGCGGCCGTCTACGCACGAGTGGCTCCGCGTCTGCTCGGCATCACCGGGGACGCGGTCACCACGATCAGCACCGTGCGGGACGAGATCGGCGATGTGGCGGCCTCGCTCCGCGGAACCAGCGACGTCTCCGGGCGGGTGCGGGTCCTGCTGGAGGAGAACGAGGAGACGCTGGTAGGTCTGATGGAGAGTCTTCGTCCGACGTTGGCGCTGCTGGAGGAGTACTCCCCGGAGTTCGACTGCGTCTTCAACGGCGCCAAGCTGGCCATCCAGCGCATCTACGACGTCTTCGGGGGTGACGACGGCCCGTTCGTCATCCGCGGACGGCTGCGTCTCGGCCAGACCCGCGGCGTGTATGCCCGAGGCTTCGCTCCCAACGAGCCCCTGCAGGCCAAGCTCCTGGAGGACCTCAAGGCCTTCGGGCCATCGTGTCCGGTCGTGACCGACGAGGCGATCGGGGGCACACCCAACGCGGACATCCCCGCGCCGGCGTTGGCGTTGATCGGTTCCTATCGCGGACTGCTCGGACTCCCCGCTACTCCGCTTGATACGGGGCAGCAGCAGGAGCAGGAGCAGGAGCAGGACGGCGAGCGCGATCCTCTCCCCGGCCTCGATCTTCCCGAAGGCCTCCTGGACAGCCTCGACCTCCCACTCCCCGAGAGCAGCGCAGAGACCAGCGACGGCCTGCTCTCGCCCTTCTTCGACATGGTGGCGAACGTCACCTCCGGCCTGCGGACGAAGGAGGACCAGTGA
- a CDS encoding alpha/beta fold hydrolase has product MKTQVALAGLGIAVAHRAARGKVLRARTQPDRDLVSNGAGRPVRQSFVHAPDGARLAVNEWGDPHAPVTVVLLHGWTLSSRLWSRQIAVLSQHARVVAYDHRGHGRSDRGLAESCTLDQLGADLAAVVDTVAPEGRLVLAGHSMGGMTLMHLAEQRPALVVERVDGVVIVSSSAGELSKSDFGLPGPLGVGVRVLGPSVMAMLGRLESWAERHDALAPELWLAIRALCFGRGAPAHLVDEMLAVVQDVPLGVVSAFYAGLALHDGTPGLRALMDTPTTILVGTEDRLTPVSHSMRIARALPQAELTTFEGAGHMLTLERADEVADAICRHISRRPAADEAGDHLVAR; this is encoded by the coding sequence GTGAAGACGCAGGTGGCTCTCGCCGGCTTGGGGATCGCGGTGGCACATCGTGCGGCGCGCGGCAAGGTGCTCCGGGCCAGGACGCAGCCGGACAGGGATCTCGTGAGCAACGGCGCTGGTCGTCCTGTGAGGCAGTCCTTCGTCCACGCGCCCGACGGAGCGCGGCTGGCGGTCAACGAGTGGGGTGACCCTCACGCCCCCGTCACTGTCGTGCTGCTGCACGGGTGGACCCTGTCGTCGCGCCTGTGGTCACGACAGATCGCCGTGCTCAGTCAGCATGCACGTGTCGTCGCCTACGACCATCGCGGCCACGGCCGGTCGGACCGTGGCCTCGCGGAGAGTTGCACGCTCGACCAGCTCGGGGCGGATCTCGCCGCCGTCGTGGACACGGTGGCGCCGGAGGGGCGGCTGGTGCTCGCGGGTCACTCGATGGGGGGCATGACCCTCATGCACCTGGCTGAGCAACGGCCTGCTCTCGTGGTCGAACGCGTGGACGGTGTCGTGATCGTCAGCTCCAGCGCCGGGGAGTTGTCCAAGTCGGACTTCGGCCTCCCAGGCCCCTTGGGAGTCGGCGTACGCGTCCTGGGACCCAGTGTCATGGCGATGCTCGGTCGCCTCGAGTCCTGGGCAGAACGACACGACGCTCTCGCCCCAGAGCTGTGGCTCGCCATCCGAGCGCTGTGCTTCGGACGAGGAGCCCCTGCCCATCTCGTGGACGAGATGCTAGCGGTGGTCCAGGACGTTCCGCTCGGGGTCGTCTCGGCGTTCTACGCCGGGCTGGCGCTGCATGACGGCACTCCCGGTCTGCGCGCACTGATGGACACCCCCACCACGATCCTGGTCGGAACCGAGGACCGGCTGACGCCGGTGTCCCACAGCATGCGGATCGCGAGGGCACTGCCCCAGGCCGAGCTGACGACCTTCGAGGGCGCGGGGCACATGCTCACCCTGGAGCGAGCCGACGAGGTGGCCGACGCGATCTGTCGACACATCAGCCGCAGGCCGGCGGCGGACGAGGCCGGTGACCACCTTGTCGCGCGATGA
- a CDS encoding MCE family protein: MRRRNLPLFGLVGIMALALMVGAGLSAGRINGLFGKREIVVELAHAAGLKTGDPVRISGVKVGTVKDLALTDEVVAVSLEVDDGVELGGATRAALKVETLLGTEYIALTSAGTGELEGGKVPIERTEVPFDLQAVLGGLTRRVQDIDTDVLATSFRAVTEVLNGASPQTRQALDGVASLSRVVSRRDQELQNLVRKSASVTRILADRSQTISALVRDAGAFLSVLEQRRLAIERLLDATQRLAQEITATVRATREDLGPALKELQTTVATLRRNKGDLEESVRLYAPLLRYYTTVLGNGRWFDAALFGLTPQVFPDPPQQDGADR; encoded by the coding sequence ATGAGGAGAAGGAACCTGCCACTGTTCGGTCTGGTCGGCATCATGGCGCTTGCCCTCATGGTGGGTGCTGGTCTGTCGGCTGGCCGGATCAATGGTCTCTTCGGGAAGAGAGAGATCGTCGTGGAACTGGCTCATGCTGCCGGGCTGAAGACAGGCGACCCCGTCAGGATCTCCGGGGTGAAGGTTGGAACGGTCAAGGACCTCGCTCTCACCGACGAGGTGGTGGCCGTCTCGCTCGAGGTCGACGACGGCGTCGAGCTGGGCGGCGCCACCCGCGCTGCCCTGAAGGTCGAGACGCTGCTGGGCACCGAGTACATCGCCCTGACGTCCGCAGGAACCGGCGAGCTCGAGGGCGGCAAGGTGCCGATCGAGCGCACCGAGGTGCCCTTCGACCTCCAAGCCGTTCTCGGTGGACTCACCCGGCGCGTGCAGGACATCGACACTGATGTCCTTGCAACCTCGTTCCGTGCCGTCACCGAGGTGCTGAATGGCGCCTCGCCCCAGACCCGGCAGGCGCTCGACGGTGTGGCGTCGTTGTCGCGCGTGGTCTCACGGCGCGATCAGGAGCTGCAGAACCTCGTACGCAAGTCTGCTTCCGTCACCCGGATCTTGGCGGATCGCTCGCAGACCATCAGCGCCTTGGTCCGCGACGCCGGCGCCTTCTTGTCGGTCTTGGAGCAGCGACGCCTGGCCATCGAGCGACTCCTCGACGCCACGCAGCGCCTGGCCCAGGAGATCACAGCCACCGTGAGGGCCACCCGTGAAGACCTCGGCCCTGCGCTGAAGGAGCTGCAGACCACGGTTGCGACGCTGCGCCGCAACAAGGGCGACCTGGAGGAGAGCGTGCGCTTGTACGCCCCGCTGTTGCGCTACTACACGACCGTGCTGGGCAACGGTCGCTGGTTCGACGCCGCCCTCTTCGGCCTGACCCCCCAGGTCTTCCCCGACCCCCCCCAGCAGGATGGAGCCGACCGGTGA